DNA from Salvelinus alpinus chromosome 17, SLU_Salpinus.1, whole genome shotgun sequence:
ACCATGGCCGGAGCATTAACCATTTTGTTACAGATAAGTTAGTGTGACAGTGCTTACCAGTCTTCTCCGTAGCAGCAGGCTCCTCTTGCTGTAGAGGTTCAGGTTGGACTGACACTGGGAGAAAGGACATGGTGGAGGTTATTATTATCAGTCGAAGTTTGACATGTGGGGGATAAGTCACTCAATCATTGATTGATTTATCGATCAATATGTACCTGGGGTGTTGCCTGCAAGTGCTGGGGGCTCTAgtggggctggctggctgggaggCTCCATGGCTGTGGGGGCAGGCTGAGCCCCAGTAGGGGTAGGGGCCACTAGGGAGGATATGGCTGGGGAGGGACCGGGGGGGTTGGGGGGTCCAGGGGCGGCAGCAACAGGAGAGGTGGATGGGGATGGACTTGGGACTGAGGCTGAAGAAGGAGCAGGGAGAGACGTAGCAGGGGTAGGAACAGGGGCAGTAGTAGAGGTTCGGGTGGTGACAGGGACTGAcactgggggaggggtggtagtatTAGAGGCAGGAAGACAGGACTGGGCTGGTGCAGCAGATTGAGCAAGGACAGGAGTTGGCGCTGATACTGGAGGAGTGGTGACTTTCATAGGAACAGCAGCAGCTGTGGTCCGAGTCTGTGCTCCAGACACTGTGGTCCGAGTCTGTGCTCCAGACACTGTGGTCCGAGTCTGGATGACAGATGCAGGGGGTGGAGGGAAGGCGTGAGGGGGCACAGCCCAGTTCGGCCCCCTCTGGGGCTGGGAAGTCCCCTCTAAAGGTTGGGCAGCCCGTGCTTCAGCAACCTGCTGGTAGTCTGGTCGATTACCCACTGGTGGTGCGGAGCCAGGAGCCTGGGCAGGCTTTCCCTCGGCAGGCTTTCCCTGGGCAGGCTTGGGGGGGGACATAGGGCTCTTCCGGGCGCTGGCTGGGGCACCAGGACTGGAGCATGGAGGAGGGGACGCTAGGGGCTGTTGGACGGAAGACGAGGCAGACGCCAAGGCTGTGGGAGAGAGGCTGGGATGGGGGGATGGCTGCCCAACTGGTGGGCTCAATTTCTGGCCAGGGGGCGCCTCACCCGGGGTCTCCGACTTGGGAGTGCCAGGCTTTTGCTGCTGAGGTCGAGGCAGAGTACTAACAGGGACAGGGGAAGCACGTCTAGTGGCCATCTGGACCTGCCCAACTAGCGTTCGGGCAGGCTGGTAGCTAGCCAcactgaccacagcagcctgagTCGAGGCCGGGGCTTGGGCCTGGGTTGGAGCAGCAGTGAGCTGGATGTTAGTGGTGGACACCTGTATGGGCTTTACCATGGTGACCGGCTGGGACACTACCGTGGCGTTGGGGGCCACAGACACTGTAGGGACGTGGAAGATGGGAGTACCGGTGTTAAACACAGGAGTGGTGATAAactgggggtgggggccacgggTCTGCTGGCTGGACTGCTGGGGTCTGATGTTCTTTTTGGGCATTGCCACCATAGCGGAGATGACACCTGGGGGGGCCTGGGGGGTGGGAGCTGGGGTGTAACTGATCTGGTTGGGGAAGATGGTGGCAGATGATGCAGGGATCTGCAGGACAGTGGGGATATTGGTCGAGGGTTTAGGGCTGGGGGTTGGTTTGGGGCCAACGGcagggtttgggttaggtttgGGGCTGGGGGTTGGTTTGGGGCTAATGGcagggtttgggttaggtttgGGGCTGGGGGTTGGTTTGGGGCTAATGGcagggtttgggttaggtttgGGGCTGGGGGTTGGTTTGGGGCTAATGGcagggtttgggttaggtttgGGGCTGGGGGTTGGTTTGGGGCTAATGGcagggtttgggttaggtttgGGGCTGGAGGTAATGTTGGGGAGGGGACTACTGTGACTGACGCTGGCACCCACACTGATGCTAAAACTAGGAGTAGGATTTAGAGTAGTGCCGTGGGTAATGGTAGGGTTTAAGTTAGGGCTAGGGGTGCTAGGCTTGGCGCTGGGGCTAGAGTTAGAGTTGACGTTGGGGCTGTCAGTTGGGTTAAGATTGGGGCTAGGGCCGGGATTAGCATTCAGATTGGTATTTGCATTGCGCTGCAGGTTAGGACTACCGACTGGATTTGGGAGTTTTGGGCTGGGGGTTGAGCTAGGCTTGGGGTTAGCTTCTGGCTCGttcacagcagcagtagtagcaacagtggtagCCCCCGCATTCGAGCTCTGAAAAACACTGGATAGGTTCTCTGAAACTATGGAGGCTTTAGAGCTCTCCTTGCAGGCAGCATCCCCAGCTGGAGCAATCAGAGTGGGCCTGGGATGCACGCTGGGGGTGGCTGCGTTATCcagcagctggttgagagaaggagAGGCCTCAGATCCAGACACCTGCTGAGGAGTGCTCTGTACAGGCTGCCTCGCCACTATCGCCActgtctgctccagcccagcttTAGCCTCCTGAGGAGTGGCTACACGGGGGCTAGCCATCCGTGGGGCGGAGAGCTCCCTCAGAGGCTGGGGCATCTGCCGGTGCTCTACACCTGCCATTCCCTGCCCTTCCCTGGGCATCTCAGCTGGGTTACCCTGCATCACCTGGAAGGGGGTCTGGATCTGCTGGGGCTCCAGGCCCACCCCCGCCGCTGGTGGGAGAGTGACTGGGCTAGGAGGCACCGGGGTGGGGCTCAGCATCATGGTCTGCCCTGTCTGGGGGTTGACCATTTGTTGCTGGTGAGAAGGGGATGTGAGGGTGATTTTGGTCCACTTCTGCCTCCCTGAGCTGGGGTTAGTGACTTTGCGGCTGGAGGCAGGGCTGGATCTGCGGCCGTTACTGGGATTGGCCCTTTTAGCCTGACCTCCTCCAGGCTGCTTGTCCGGTTTGCCCTGGCCCGAGTTGGCAGCTCCACTGCCTGTAGGGAAAGACTGCTGACCGTTGTTAGAGTTACCTACACCACTTCCGTTGTTGCTGGGCAGAGTTAGGCTGGGAGGGGCCTGCCCTATGGCTTTGAGAGTGGTGGGGTTGAGCCCACCCTGCTGGTCAAAGCCCCGGCTAAGGTTGGGCTGCCTGGGGGGCAGAGGGATGTTGATTTTGGGGGGGAACAGGCCTGCGATGGAGGCATTCAGCCTCTCAGGGGAGAGGTTGATCTCAGAGGGCTCAGTGCTGGGAGGACGATTGGTTGGGGTGAGAGGATGGTGGTAGGGCCTGGGACTGGCTCGGTTGGGTGTTTTGGGCCTGGAGCTCTGGGAAGTTGTGGGGACATTAGGGAAGTGGAGGCCTGGCATGGGGCCACCCTGCTGGGGCTGAGGGGGCATCTGCTGCTGGGGGCTGGCTCCAGGGTGCTGGGGCGAGGGGCCTGGGCCTGGGCCTTGCTTCATCATGTGGGTATTGGGGCCCTGGTTCACCAACATCTGTTGGGCCCCGTTCCCAGGCGGCATGCCCATCTCCTGGCCCCCGGGTCTGTCTTGCAAGGAGTTGGCTGCTCCAGGGGCCTCCTCagccccagtaccctgccctgcctCGGGGTGAGACATCCTTCTGGCTGCCCCAGCCATCTACATAGGTAGAGCAAGAGAATACTTTATTTATACACACAGAGGAATTCATTAGTCCACACAGACAAATTCAACAAGCATAGAACATTCACAAGACGATAACAATAAATATGATATATAAAAATGTCAAACATCCAGATAGTGTGTCCAACCTGTGGATTGACGATGAGGGGCATCCCTCTGGGTTTGTCTGGAGAGGGAGGCACTCCTCCGTGCCCCTGGAGGTTGATCATGACAGGCATGTTGCCCTGTTGGGACCCGGGTATCCTCTGGGCCTCCCCGGGATTCAACATGCCCCTGGGGGGGTGCTGCCCGCCTGGAGGGAGGGGCATCCGGCTCTTAGCCTGCTCCTGCTGCATCTTCATGATCATCAGCATCTGCTGCTTTAACACAAGGAACCAATTATCTAGATTATCCATAGTCCAAATGGAAAAGGTGTCTTTTCACCACATACACAAACGCAAGGCTGGAAGCAGCAAGTACACATTGGCAGTAGATTAtacctgctgttgctgctgctgctgtagcTGATGAGGGTGCATCTGTGGCTGGACTTGAGTCGGACCCTGAGCTCCAGCCACCCCCTGCTGCTGTCCAGCAGGAACCTGCAGTCCCTGCATCTGCTGCTGTTGTAGTTGTTGCATTTGCTGTTGTTGCAGCTGTTGCATTTGCTGTTGTTGCATATGCTGCATTtgatgctgctgctgttgttgttgctgctgctgctgctgttgctgctgttgttgctgctgttgttgctgctgctgttgctgctgctgctgttgttgctgctgctgctgttgttgttgctgctgttgttgttgttgctgctgctgctgttgttgctgctgctgttgctgcatgAACTGCATGGGCACCTGCTGTAGGACTCTCTGGTCTCCAGGCTGACCTGGGAAACCTG
Protein-coding regions in this window:
- the ncoa6 gene encoding nuclear receptor coactivator 6 isoform X6, whose amino-acid sequence is MAHQHLPLELPQWTAVPDGDPESDSDRDSGVGEDAGSHRGNDISHRQDGVRERGGEGDFTIFVAFRGNMDDEDLQEKLDNILNRMPSMLELDSDRLQPQHVEPWNSVRVTFNIPREAAERLRLLAQNNQQQLRDLGILSVQIEGEGAINVAMGQNRGQEVRVNGPIGAPGQMRMDVGFPGQPGPGGMRMSNPSMVPPGPGMSGQAMVPSSSGQMHPRPPSQTDAMDPMMSLQQQQLQHPQAGPHSQGPMPPQAAHHIQVMQAGRQLNPAALQQLQQAQQQAQLSQLGGPRPPFNPSGQMPVPSGWNQLPSGVLQPPPAQGGPMGPTAWRKAPPQVQMGQRPPSLATVQTPSHPPPPYPFGSQQAGQVFNAMGQLQQQQQSGAGQFAAPQPKGPQGVLGGVAGLPRPHLPQSAGPQGNLTAKSPGSSSSPFQQGSPGTPPMMGQAQLGPRSMAPQGFPQGVGSPGRVVMGQQGNMQQGFIGMPQHGQPGPQVHQGGMGGMPKRLPMGFPSVSGNQNFAQGQVTSAPGTPGGGANPQSSQTMAHTGAQSSASTPNTMQGPSHSQPNVMGLHSGMAGQPQGTNSGSSMSQPQPGLQSQMMDLQGQPVSSSPSQMVQGGGQGQTVLSRPLNPGQRGGMTPPKQLMPQQGQGQMIGGPGHQAMLLQQQQQNSMMEQMQQMQGNKQAFGLKGQAGVMPGQMMRGPSPNVPGNMAQFQQPQVGQQQQQMTPQQQHQQQQQMAQLQQLQQLQLQQLQQQQQQQQQQQMTQQQPQQVPIGGNPNQAMGMQGQQMRLPSGHPLVQQQLQQQQLQQKQAMLQQQQQQAAQQHPHALGDPSGATGDMGGVQQMLPDMQVQQQGMMGIGVPQHMQVGNGHFPGHGMNFNPQFGGQMPMGGPCAQAGGFPVNKDVTLTSPLLVNLLQSDISASQFGPGGKQAAGGPGQAKPKKKKPPRKKKPKVGEGQQPVEGLGGLDVGAGLEDPELPGLSGEQGVGMDPSGPKLSDFTNRPAGFPGQPGDQRVLQQVPMQFMQQQQQQQQQQQQQQQQQQQQQQQQQQQQQQQQQQQQQQQQQQQQQQQQQQQQQQHQMQHMQQQQMQQLQQQQMQQLQQQQMQGLQVPAGQQQGVAGAQGPTQVQPQMHPHQLQQQQQQQQQMLMIMKMQQEQAKSRMPLPPGGQHPPRGMLNPGEAQRIPGSQQGNMPVMINLQGHGGVPPSPDKPRGMPLIVNPQMAGAARRMSHPEAGQGTGAEEAPGAANSLQDRPGGQEMGMPPGNGAQQMLVNQGPNTHMMKQGPGPGPSPQHPGASPQQQMPPQPQQGGPMPGLHFPNVPTTSQSSRPKTPNRASPRPYHHPLTPTNRPPSTEPSEINLSPERLNASIAGLFPPKINIPLPPRQPNLSRGFDQQGGLNPTTLKAIGQAPPSLTLPSNNGSGVGNSNNGQQSFPTGSGAANSGQGKPDKQPGGGQAKRANPSNGRRSSPASSRKVTNPSSGRQKWTKITLTSPSHQQQMVNPQTGQTMMLSPTPVPPSPVTLPPAAGVGLEPQQIQTPFQVMQGNPAEMPREGQGMAGVEHRQMPQPLRELSAPRMASPRVATPQEAKAGLEQTVAIVARQPVQSTPQQVSGSEASPSLNQLLDNAATPSVHPRPTLIAPAGDAACKESSKASIVSENLSSVFQSSNAGATTVATTAAVNEPEANPKPSSTPSPKLPNPVGSPNLQRNANTNLNANPGPSPNLNPTDSPNVNSNSSPSAKPSTPSPNLNPTITHGTTLNPTPSFSISVGASVSHSSPLPNITSSPKPNPNPAISPKPTPSPKPNPNPAISPKPTPSPKPNPNPAISPKPTPSPKPNPNPAISPKPTPSPKPNPNPAVGPKPTPSPKPSTNIPTVLQIPASSATIFPNQISYTPAPTPQAPPGVISAMVAMPKKNIRPQQSSQQTRGPHPQFITTPVFNTGTPIFHVPTVSVAPNATVVSQPVTMVKPIQVSTTNIQLTAAPTQAQAPASTQAAVVSVASYQPARTLVGQVQMATRRASPVPVSTLPRPQQQKPGTPKSETPGEAPPGQKLSPPVGQPSPHPSLSPTALASASSSVQQPLASPPPCSSPGAPASARKSPMSPPKPAQGKPAEGKPAQAPGSAPPVGNRPDYQQVAEARAAQPLEGTSQPQRGPNWAVPPHAFPPPPASVIQTRTTVSGAQTRTTVSGAQTRTTAAAVPMKVTTPPVSAPTPVLAQSAAPAQSCLPASNTTTPPPVSVPVTTRTSTTAPVPTPATSLPAPSSASVPSPSPSTSPVAAAPGPPNPPGPSPAISSLVAPTPTGAQPAPTAMEPPSQPAPLEPPALAGNTPVSVQPEPLQQEEPAATEKTAEVATVTEQGAGGYMAKPNEPRGLST
- the ncoa6 gene encoding nuclear receptor coactivator 6 isoform X2 — encoded protein: MAHQHLPLELPQWTAVPDGDPESDSDRDSGVGEDAGSHRGNDISHRQDGVRERGGEGDFTIFVAFRGNMDDEDLQEKLDNILNRMPSMLELDSDRLQPQHVEPWNSVRVTFNIPREAAERLRLLAQNNQQQLRDLGILSVQIEGEGAINVAMGQNRGQEVRVNGPIGAPGQMRMDVGFPGQPGPGGMRMSNPSMVPPGPGMSGQAMVPSSSGQMHPRPPSQTDAMDPMMSLQQQQLQHPQAGPHSQGPMPPQAAHHIQVMQAGRQLNPAALQQLQQAQQQAQLSQLGGPRPPFNPSGQMPVPSGWNQLPSGVLQPPPAQGGPMGPTAWRKAPPQVQMGQRPPSLATVQTPSHPPPPYPFGSQQAGQVFNAMGQLQQQQQSGAGQFAAPQPKGPQGVLGGVAGLPRPHLPQSAGPQGNLTAKSPGSSSSPFQQGSPGTPPMMGQAQLGPRSMAPQGFPQGVGSPGRVVMGQQGNMQQGFIGMPQHGQPGPQVHQGGMGGMPKRLPMGFPSVSGNQNFAQGQVTSAPGTPGGGANPQSSQTMAHTGAQSSASTPNTMQGPSHSQPNVMGLHSGMAGQPQGTNSGSSMSQPQPGLQSQMMDLQGQPVSSSPSQMVQGGGQGQTVLSRPLNPGQRGGMTPPKQLMPQQGQGQMIGGPGHQAMLLQQQQQNSMMEQMQQMQGNKQAFGLKGQAGVMPGQMMRGPSPNVPGNMAQFQQPQVGQQQQQMTPQQQHQQQQQMAQLQQLQQLQLQQLQQQQQQQQQQQMTQQQPQQVPIGGNPNQAMGMQGQQMRLPSGHPLVQQQLQQQQLQQKQAMLQQQQQQAAQQHPHALGDPSGATGDMGGVQQMLPDMQVQQQGMMGIGVPQHMQVGNGHFPGHGMNFNPQFGGQMPMGGPCAQAGGFPVNKDVTLTSPLLVNLLQSDISASQFGPGGKQAAGGPGQAKPKKKKPPRKKKPKVGEGQQPVEGLGGLDVGAGLEDPELPGLSGEQGVGMDPSGPKLSDFTNRPAGFPGQPGDQRVLQQVPMQFMQQQQQQQQQQQQQQQQQQQQQQQQQQQQQQQQQQQQQQQQQQQQQQQQQQQQQQHQMQHMQQQQMQQLQQQQMQQLQQQQMQGLQVPAGQQQGVAGAQGPTQVQPQMHPHQLQQQQQQQQMLMIMKMQQEQAKSRMPLPPGGQHPPRGMLNPGEAQRIPGSQQGNMPVMINLQGHGGVPPSPDKPRGMPLIVNPQMAGAARRMSHPEAGQGTGAEEAPGAANSLQDRPGGQEMGMPPGNGAQQMLVNQGPNTHMMKQGPGPGPSPQHPGASPQQQMPPQPQQGGPMPGLHFPNVPTTSQSSRPKTPNRASPRPYHHPLTPTNRPPSTEPSEINLSPERLNASIAGLFPPKINIPLPPRQPNLSRGFDQQGGLNPTTLKAIGQAPPSLTLPSNNGSGVGNSNNGQQSFPTGSGAANSGQGKPDKQPGGGQAKRANPSNGRRSSPASSRKVTNPSSGRQKWTKITLTSPSHQQQMVNPQTGQTMMLSPTPVPPSPVTLPPAAGVGLEPQQIQTPFQVMQGNPAEMPREGQGMAGVEHRQMPQPLRELSAPRMASPRVATPQEAKAGLEQTVAIVARQPVQSTPQQVSGSEASPSLNQLLDNAATPSVHPRPTLIAPAGDAACKESSKASIVSENLSSVFQSSNAGATTVATTAAVNEPEANPKPSSTPSPKLPNPVGSPNLQRNANTNLNANPGPSPNLNPTDSPNVNSNSSPSAKPSTPSPNLNPTITHGTTLNPTPSFSISVGASVSHSSPLPNITSSPKPNPNPAISPKPTPSPKPNPNPAISPKPTPSPKPNPNPAISPKPTPSPKPNPNPAISPKPTPSPKPNPNPAVGPKPTPSPKPSTNIPTVLQIPASSATIFPNQISYTPAPTPQAPPGVISAMVAMPKKNIRPQQSSQQTRGPHPQFITTPVFNTGTPIFHVPTVSVAPNATVVSQPVTMVKPIQVSTTNIQLTAAPTQAQAPASTQAAVVSVASYQPARTLVGQVQMATRRASPVPVSTLPRPQQQKPGTPKSETPGEAPPGQKLSPPVGQPSPHPSLSPTALASASSSVQQPLASPPPCSSPGAPASARKSPMSPPKPAQGKPAEGKPAQAPGSAPPVGNRPDYQQVAEARAAQPLEGTSQPQRGPNWAVPPHAFPPPPASVIQTRTTVSGAQTRTTVSGAQTRTTAAAVPMKVTTPPVSAPTPVLAQSAAPAQSCLPASNTTTPPPVSVPVTTRTSTTAPVPTPATSLPAPSSASVPSPSPSTSPVAAAPGPPNPPGPSPAISSLVAPTPTGAQPAPTAMEPPSQPAPLEPPALAGNTPVSVQPEPLQQEEPAATEKTAEVATVTEQGWAKKRKTPVNLVPRAAVEKPKGPSRRSSRAEKEVEEETVADGVQRKRPARPGASAMVAAKETGASPTQAKRRKSK
- the ncoa6 gene encoding nuclear receptor coactivator 6 isoform X7 translates to MAHQHLPLELPQWTAVPDGDPESDSDRDSGVGEDAGSHRGNDISHRQDGVRERGGEGDFTIFVAFRGNMDDEDLQEKLDNILNRMPSMLELDSDRLQPQHVEPWNSVRVTFNIPREAAERLRLLAQNNQQQLRDLGILSVQIEGEGAINVAMGQNRGQEVRVNGPIGAPGQMRMDVGFPGQPGPGGMRMSNPSMVPPGPGMSGQAMVPSSSGQMHPRPPSQTDAMDPMMSLQQQQLQHPQAGPHSQGPMPPQAAHHIQVMQAGRQLNPAALQQLQQAQQQAQLSQLGGPRPPFNPSGQMPVPSGWNQLPSGVLQPPPAQGGPMGPTAWRKAPPQVQMGQRPPSLATVQTPSHPPPPYPFGSQQAGQVFNAMGQLQQQQQSGAGQFAAPQPKGPQGVLGGVAGLPRPHLPQSAGPQGNLTAKSPGSSSSPFQQGSPGTPPMMGQAQLGPRSMAPQGFPQGVGSPGRVVMGQQGNMQQGFIGMPQHGQPGPQVHQGGMGGMPKRLPMGFPSVSGNQNFAQGQVTSAPGTPGGGANPQSSQTMAHTGAQSSASTPNTMQGPSHSQPNVMGLHSGMAGQPQGTNSGSSMSQPQPGLQSQMMDLQGQPVSSSPSQMVQGGGQGQTVLSRPLNPGQRGGMTPPKQLMPQQGQGQMIGGPGHQAMLLQQQQQNSMMEQMQQMQGNKQAFGLKGQAGVMPGQMMRGPSPNVPGNMAQFQQPQVGQQQQQMTPQQQHQQQQQMAQLQQLQQLQLQQLQQQQQQQQQQQMTQQQPQQVPIGGNPNQAMGMQGQQMRLPSGHPLVQQQLQQQQLQQKQAMLQQQQQQAAQQHPHALGDPSGATGDMGGVQQMLPDMQVQQQGMMGIGVPQHMQVGNGHFPGHGMNFNPQFGGQMPMGGPCAQAGGFPVNKDVTLTSPLLVNLLQSDISASQFGPGGKQAAGGPGQAKPKKKKPPRKKKPKVGEGQQPVEGLGGLDVGAGLEDPELPGLSGEQGVGMDPSGPKLSDFTNRPAGFPGQPGDQRVLQQVPMQFMQQQQQQQQQQQQQQQQQQQQQQQQQQQQQQQQQQQQQQQQQQQQQQQQQQQQQQHQMQHMQQQQMQQLQQQQMQQLQQQQMQGLQVPAGQQQGVAGAQGPTQVQPQMHPHQLQQQQQQQQQMLMIMKMQQEQAKSRMPLPPGGQHPPRGMLNPGEAQRIPGSQQGNMPVMINLQGHGGVPPSPDKPRGMPLIVNPQMAGAARRMSHPEAGQGTGAEEAPGAANSLQDRPGGQEMGMPPGNGAQQMLVNQGPNTHMMKQGPGPGPSPQHPGASPQQQMPPQPQQGGPMPGLHFPNVPTTSQSSRPKTPNRASPRPYHHPLTPTNRPPSTEPSEINLSPERLNASIAGLFPPKINIPLPPRQPNLSRGFDQQGGLNPTTLKAIGQAPPSLTLPSNNGSGVGNSNNGQQSFPTGSGAANSGQGKPDKQPGGGQAKRANPSNGRRSSPASSRKVTNPSSGRQKWTKITLTSPSHQQQMVNPQTGQTMMLSPTPVPPSPVTLPPAAGVGLEPQQIQTPFQVMQGNPAEMPREGQGMAGVEHRQMPQPLRELSAPRMASPRVATPQEAKAGLEQTVAIVARQPVQSTPQQVSGSEASPSLNQLLDNAATPSVHPRPTLIAPAGDAACKESSKASIVSENLSSVFQSSNAGATTVATTAAVNEPEANPKPSSTPSPKLPNPVGSPNLQRNANTNLNANPGPSPNLNPTDSPNVNSNSSPSAKPSTPSPNLNPTITHGTTLNPTPSFSISVGASVSHSSPLPNITSSPKPNPNPAISPKPTPSPKPNPNPAISPKPTPSPKPNPNPAISPKPTPSPKPNPNPAISPKPTPSPKPNPNPAVGPKPTPSPKPSTNIPTVLQIPASSATIFPNQISYTPAPTPQAPPGVISAMVAMPKKNIRPQQSSQQTRGPHPQFITTPVFNTGTPIFHVPTVSVAPNATVVSQPVTMVKPIQVSTTNIQLTAAPTQAQAPASTQAAVVSVASYQPARTLVGQVQMATRRASPVPVSTLPRPQQQKPGTPKSETPGEAPPGQKLSPPVGQPSPHPSLSPTALASASSSVQQPLASPPPCSSPGAPASARKSPMSPPKPAQGKPAEGKPAQAPGSAPPVGNRPDYQQVAEARAAQPLEGTSQPQRGPNWAVPPHAFPPPPASVIQTRTTVSGAQTRTTVSGAQTRTTAAAVPMKVTTPPVSAPTPVLAQSAAPAQSCLPASNTTTPPPVSVPVTTRTSTTAPVPTPATSLPAPSSASVPSPSPSTSPVAAAPGPPNPPGPSPAISSLVAPTPTGAQPAPTAMEPPSQPAPLEPPALAGNTPVSVQPEPLQQEEPAATEKTEVATVTEQGAGGYMAKPNEPRGLST